From one Ahaetulla prasina isolate Xishuangbanna chromosome 18, ASM2864084v1, whole genome shotgun sequence genomic stretch:
- the ZBTB17 gene encoding zinc finger and BTB domain-containing protein 17 isoform X2, whose product MAAMDFPHHSRQVLEQLNQQRQLGLLCDCTFVVDGIDFKAHKAVLAACSEYFRMLFVDQKDVVHLDISNAAGLEHVLEFMYTAKLTLSPENVEDVLAVGSFLQMQEVVQACNTMRAFSAPGGLEISTVAGQEKTTNSRHKAELEAPRDQEEPISSSSLQPAEGAHPAEDPKDKAIAAEGSEAGQRPDAGTAGPGETPEGSPEELQFSLSPHEHTSPSSTLPSQAREADPPTLKVPAEMEVELEGHEEEEDDPPSEAESNGKTAGEPKPIPLTNGSVPEDFESGGSDSGQENAGEARLLRSGTYSDRTESKAYGSVTHKCEDCGKEFTHTGNFKRHIRIHTGEKPFSCRECSKAFSDPAACKAHEKTHSPLKPYSCEECGKSYRLLSLLNLHKKRHTGEARYRCEDCGKLFTTSGNLKRHQLVHSGEKPYQCDYCVRSFSDPTSKMRHLETHDTDKEHQCPHCEKMFNQVGNLKAHLKIHIADGPLKCRECGKQFTTSGNLKRHLRIHSGEKPYICVHCQRQFADPGALQRHVRIHTGEKPCQCIICGKAFTQASSLIAHVRQHTGEKPYVCERCGKRFVQSSQLANHIRHHDNIRPHKCSVCSKAFVNVGDLTKHFIIHTGEKPFLCDKCGRGFNRVDNLRSHVKTVHQGKVGMNLLEPNEGDELNIVTVASEEMVTLATEALAATAVTQLTVVPVAAPVTADETEALKAEITKAVKQVQEADPNTQILYACDSCGEKFLDANSLAQHVRIHTAQALVMFQADTDFYQQYNATTAWHGEQVIPSGELLFRARDGSEASPDLPEAPPAGE is encoded by the exons ATGGCAG CCATGGACTTCCCGCACCACAGCCGGCAAGTCCTGGAGCAGCTGAACCAGCAGCGGCAGCTGGGCCTCTTGTGCGACTGCACCTTCGTGGTGGACGGCATCGACTTCAAGGCCCATAAGGCGGTGCTGGCGGCCTGCAGCGAGTACTTCAGGATGCTCTTCGTCGACCAGAAGGACGTGGTTCACCTGGACATCAGCAACGCGGCAG GTCTGGAGCACGTGCTGGAATTCATGTACACGGCCAAGCTGACCCTCAGCCCGGAGAATGTGGAGGATGTCTTGGCCGTGGGCAGCTTCCTTCAGATGCAGGAGGTCGTCCAAGCCTGCAACACGATGAGGGCCTTCTCGGCACCGGGTGGCCTGGAGATCTCCACAGTGGCTG GGCAGGAGAAAACGACCAACAGCAGGCACAAAGCAGAGTTGGAAGCCCCCAGGGATCAGGAGGAGCCGATCTCCTCTAGCAGCCTCCAACCGGCCGAAGGGGCCCATCCTGCTGAGGACCCGAAGGACAAGGCGATAGCGGCGGAAGGGAGCGAGGCTGGTCAAAGGCCAG ACGCAGGCACAGCGGGCCCCGGGGAGACGCCGGAGGGATCGCCGGAGGAGCTGCAGTTCAGCCTCTCCCCCCACGAACACACCAGTCCCAGCTCCACTCTTCCTTCTCAGGCCAGGGAAGCTG ACCCTCCGACGCTGAAAGTCCCTGCAGAGATGGAAGTGGAGCTGGAAGGCcacgaagaggaggaagacgatCCACCCTCCGAGGCGGAGAGCAACGGCAAGACTGCTGGGGAGCCCAAACCGATCCCCCTGACCAACGGCAGCGTCCCCGAGGACTTTGAGTCCGGAGGCAGTGACTCCGGGCAGGAGAACGCGGGAGAGGCCAGGCTGCTGCGCTCAGGAACGTACAGTGACAGGACAGAGTCCAAAGCGTATGGCTCCGTGACCCACAAGTGTGAG GACTGTGGAAAGGAGTTCACCCACACGGGCAACTTCAAGCGCCATATCCGTATCCACACGGGAGAGAAGCCCTTCTCCTGCCGGGAATGCAGCAAGGCCTTTTCTGACCCCGCGGCCTGCAAAGCGCATGAGAAGACCCACAG CCCCCTCAAGCCCTACAGCTGCGAGGAGTGTGGCAAGAGCTACCGCCTTCTCAGCCTGCTGAACCTGCACAAGAAGCGCCACACGGGAGAGGCCAGGTACCGCTGCGAGGACTGCGGGAAGCTCTTCACCACCTCGGGCAACCTAAAGCGCCACCAGCTGGTGCACAGTGGGGAGAAGCCTTACCAGTGCGACTATTGCGTACGCTCCTTCTCCGACCCCACCTCCAAAATGCGGCACCTGGAGACGCACGATACCGACAAAGAGCACCAGTGCCCTCACTGCGAGAAGATGTTCAACCAG GTGGGGAACCTCAAAGCCCACTTGAAGATCCACATTGCCGACGGTCCGCTGAAGTGCCGCGAGTGTGGGAAACAGTTCACGACCTCAG GTAACTTGAAGCGGCATCTCCGCATCCACAGCGGAGAGAAACCGTACATTTGCGTGCACTGCCAGCGCCAGTTTGCTGACCCGGGGGCTCTCCAGCGGCACGTTCGCATCCACACAG gtGAGAAGCCCTGCCAGTGTATAATTTGTGGGAAAGCCTTCACCCAGGCCAGCTCTCTAATAGCCCATGTGCGCCAGCACACTGGGGAAAAACCCTATGTTTGCGAACGCTGCGGCAAAAG ATTTGTCCAGTCCAGCCAGCTGGCCAATCACATCCGCCACCACGACAACATCCGCCCTCACAAGTGCAGCGTCTGCAGCAAAGCTTTTGTCAACGTGGGTGATCTGACCAAGCACTTCATCATCCACACAG GGGAAAAGCCGTTCCTGTGCGACAAGTGCGGCCGCGGCTTCAACCGGGTGGATAATCTCCGCTCCCACGTCAAGACGGTCCACCAAGGCAAAGTGGGGATGAACCTCCTGGAACCCAACGAAGGCGATGAGCTCAATATCGTCACTGTGGCTTCAGAGGAGATGGTGACGCTGGCCACGGAAGCCCTGGCCGCCACAGCGGTCACCCAGCTCACCG TTGTTCCCGTCGCAGCTCCTGTCACCGCAGACGAGACGGAAGCGCTCAAGGCCGAGATTACCAAGGCCGTGAAACAGGTCCAAGAGGCAG ACCCCAACACCCAAATCCTCTACGCCTGCGATTCCTGCGGAGAGAAGTTCCTGGATGCCAACAGCCTGGCTCAGCACGTGCGCATTCACACAGCCCAAGCCCTGGTCATGTTCCAGGCGGACACAGACTTTTACCAACAGTACAACGCTACCACCGCTTGGCATGGCGAGCAGGTCATCCCGTCGGGAGAGTTACTCTTCCGGGCACGGGACGGCAGCGAAGCATCGCCAGACTTGCCAGAGGCCCCACCGGCCGGAGAGTGA
- the ZBTB17 gene encoding zinc finger and BTB domain-containing protein 17 isoform X4 translates to MAAMDFPHHSRQVLEQLNQQRQLGLLCDCTFVVDGIDFKAHKAVLAACSEYFRMLFVDQKDVVHLDISNAAGLEHVLEFMYTAKLTLSPENVEDVLAVGSFLQMQEVVQACNTMRAFSAPGGLEISTVAGQEKTTNSRHKAELEAPRDQEEPISSSSLQPAEGAHPAEDPKDKAIAAEGSEAGQRPDAGTAGPGETPEGSPEELQFSLSPHEHTSPSSTLPSQAREAGEHEDPPTLKVPAEMEVELEGHEEEEDDPPSEAESNGKTAGEPKPIPLTNGSVPEDFESGGSDSGQENAGEARLLRSGTYSDRTESKAYGSVTHKCEPPQALQLRGVWQELPPSQPAEPAQEAPHGRGQVPLRGLREALHHLGQPKAPPAGAQWGEALPVRLLRTLLLRPHLQNAAPGDARYRQRAPVPSLREDVQPGNLKRHLRIHSGEKPYICVHCQRQFADPGALQRHVRIHTGEKPCQCIICGKAFTQASSLIAHVRQHTGEKPYVCERCGKRFVQSSQLANHIRHHDNIRPHKCSVCSKAFVNVGDLTKHFIIHTGEKPFLCDKCGRGFNRVDNLRSHVKTVHQGKVGMNLLEPNEGDELNIVTVASEEMVTLATEALAATAVTQLTVVPVAAPVTADETEALKAEITKAVKQVQEADPNTQILYACDSCGEKFLDANSLAQHVRIHTAQALVMFQADTDFYQQYNATTAWHGEQVIPSGELLFRARDGSEASPDLPEAPPAGE, encoded by the exons ATGGCAG CCATGGACTTCCCGCACCACAGCCGGCAAGTCCTGGAGCAGCTGAACCAGCAGCGGCAGCTGGGCCTCTTGTGCGACTGCACCTTCGTGGTGGACGGCATCGACTTCAAGGCCCATAAGGCGGTGCTGGCGGCCTGCAGCGAGTACTTCAGGATGCTCTTCGTCGACCAGAAGGACGTGGTTCACCTGGACATCAGCAACGCGGCAG GTCTGGAGCACGTGCTGGAATTCATGTACACGGCCAAGCTGACCCTCAGCCCGGAGAATGTGGAGGATGTCTTGGCCGTGGGCAGCTTCCTTCAGATGCAGGAGGTCGTCCAAGCCTGCAACACGATGAGGGCCTTCTCGGCACCGGGTGGCCTGGAGATCTCCACAGTGGCTG GGCAGGAGAAAACGACCAACAGCAGGCACAAAGCAGAGTTGGAAGCCCCCAGGGATCAGGAGGAGCCGATCTCCTCTAGCAGCCTCCAACCGGCCGAAGGGGCCCATCCTGCTGAGGACCCGAAGGACAAGGCGATAGCGGCGGAAGGGAGCGAGGCTGGTCAAAGGCCAG ACGCAGGCACAGCGGGCCCCGGGGAGACGCCGGAGGGATCGCCGGAGGAGCTGCAGTTCAGCCTCTCCCCCCACGAACACACCAGTCCCAGCTCCACTCTTCCTTCTCAGGCCAGGGAAGCTGGTGAGCACGAAG ACCCTCCGACGCTGAAAGTCCCTGCAGAGATGGAAGTGGAGCTGGAAGGCcacgaagaggaggaagacgatCCACCCTCCGAGGCGGAGAGCAACGGCAAGACTGCTGGGGAGCCCAAACCGATCCCCCTGACCAACGGCAGCGTCCCCGAGGACTTTGAGTCCGGAGGCAGTGACTCCGGGCAGGAGAACGCGGGAGAGGCCAGGCTGCTGCGCTCAGGAACGTACAGTGACAGGACAGAGTCCAAAGCGTATGGCTCCGTGACCCACAAGTGTGAG CCCCCTCAAGCCCTACAGCTGCGAGGAGTGTGGCAAGAGCTACCGCCTTCTCAGCCTGCTGAACCTGCACAAGAAGCGCCACACGGGAGAGGCCAGGTACCGCTGCGAGGACTGCGGGAAGCTCTTCACCACCTCGGGCAACCTAAAGCGCCACCAGCTGGTGCACAGTGGGGAGAAGCCTTACCAGTGCGACTATTGCGTACGCTCCTTCTCCGACCCCACCTCCAAAATGCGGCACCTGGAGACGCACGATACCGACAAAGAGCACCAGTGCCCTCACTGCGAGAAGATGTTCAACCAG GTAACTTGAAGCGGCATCTCCGCATCCACAGCGGAGAGAAACCGTACATTTGCGTGCACTGCCAGCGCCAGTTTGCTGACCCGGGGGCTCTCCAGCGGCACGTTCGCATCCACACAG gtGAGAAGCCCTGCCAGTGTATAATTTGTGGGAAAGCCTTCACCCAGGCCAGCTCTCTAATAGCCCATGTGCGCCAGCACACTGGGGAAAAACCCTATGTTTGCGAACGCTGCGGCAAAAG ATTTGTCCAGTCCAGCCAGCTGGCCAATCACATCCGCCACCACGACAACATCCGCCCTCACAAGTGCAGCGTCTGCAGCAAAGCTTTTGTCAACGTGGGTGATCTGACCAAGCACTTCATCATCCACACAG GGGAAAAGCCGTTCCTGTGCGACAAGTGCGGCCGCGGCTTCAACCGGGTGGATAATCTCCGCTCCCACGTCAAGACGGTCCACCAAGGCAAAGTGGGGATGAACCTCCTGGAACCCAACGAAGGCGATGAGCTCAATATCGTCACTGTGGCTTCAGAGGAGATGGTGACGCTGGCCACGGAAGCCCTGGCCGCCACAGCGGTCACCCAGCTCACCG TTGTTCCCGTCGCAGCTCCTGTCACCGCAGACGAGACGGAAGCGCTCAAGGCCGAGATTACCAAGGCCGTGAAACAGGTCCAAGAGGCAG ACCCCAACACCCAAATCCTCTACGCCTGCGATTCCTGCGGAGAGAAGTTCCTGGATGCCAACAGCCTGGCTCAGCACGTGCGCATTCACACAGCCCAAGCCCTGGTCATGTTCCAGGCGGACACAGACTTTTACCAACAGTACAACGCTACCACCGCTTGGCATGGCGAGCAGGTCATCCCGTCGGGAGAGTTACTCTTCCGGGCACGGGACGGCAGCGAAGCATCGCCAGACTTGCCAGAGGCCCCACCGGCCGGAGAGTGA
- the ZBTB17 gene encoding zinc finger and BTB domain-containing protein 17 isoform X3: MAAMDFPHHSRQVLEQLNQQRQLGLLCDCTFVVDGIDFKAHKAVLAACSEYFRMLFVDQKDVVHLDISNAAGLEHVLEFMYTAKLTLSPENVEDVLAVGSFLQMQEVVQACNTMRAFSAPGGLEISTVAGQEKTTNSRHKAELEAPRDQEEPISSSSLQPAEGAHPAEDPKDKAIAAEGSEAGQRPDAGTAGPGETPEGSPEELQFSLSPHEHTSPSSTLPSQAREAGEHEDPPTLKVPAEMEVELEGHEEEEDDPPSEAESNGKTAGEPKPIPLTNGSVPEDFESGGSDSGQENAGEARLLRSGTYSDRTESKAYGSVTHKCEDCGKEFTHTGNFKRHIRIHTGEKPFSCRECSKAFSDPAACKAHEKTHSPLKPYSCEECGKSYRLLSLLNLHKKRHTGEARYRCEDCGKLFTTSGNLKRHQLVHSGEKPYQCDYCVRSFSDPTSKMRHLETHDTDKEHQCPHCEKMFNQVGNLKAHLKIHIADGPLKCRECGKQFTTSGNLKRHLRIHSGEKPYICVHCQRQFADPGALQRHVRIHTALTSSGFLREDPVTFPCRFVQSSQLANHIRHHDNIRPHKCSVCSKAFVNVGDLTKHFIIHTGEKPFLCDKCGRGFNRVDNLRSHVKTVHQGKVGMNLLEPNEGDELNIVTVASEEMVTLATEALAATAVTQLTVVPVAAPVTADETEALKAEITKAVKQVQEADPNTQILYACDSCGEKFLDANSLAQHVRIHTAQALVMFQADTDFYQQYNATTAWHGEQVIPSGELLFRARDGSEASPDLPEAPPAGE, from the exons ATGGCAG CCATGGACTTCCCGCACCACAGCCGGCAAGTCCTGGAGCAGCTGAACCAGCAGCGGCAGCTGGGCCTCTTGTGCGACTGCACCTTCGTGGTGGACGGCATCGACTTCAAGGCCCATAAGGCGGTGCTGGCGGCCTGCAGCGAGTACTTCAGGATGCTCTTCGTCGACCAGAAGGACGTGGTTCACCTGGACATCAGCAACGCGGCAG GTCTGGAGCACGTGCTGGAATTCATGTACACGGCCAAGCTGACCCTCAGCCCGGAGAATGTGGAGGATGTCTTGGCCGTGGGCAGCTTCCTTCAGATGCAGGAGGTCGTCCAAGCCTGCAACACGATGAGGGCCTTCTCGGCACCGGGTGGCCTGGAGATCTCCACAGTGGCTG GGCAGGAGAAAACGACCAACAGCAGGCACAAAGCAGAGTTGGAAGCCCCCAGGGATCAGGAGGAGCCGATCTCCTCTAGCAGCCTCCAACCGGCCGAAGGGGCCCATCCTGCTGAGGACCCGAAGGACAAGGCGATAGCGGCGGAAGGGAGCGAGGCTGGTCAAAGGCCAG ACGCAGGCACAGCGGGCCCCGGGGAGACGCCGGAGGGATCGCCGGAGGAGCTGCAGTTCAGCCTCTCCCCCCACGAACACACCAGTCCCAGCTCCACTCTTCCTTCTCAGGCCAGGGAAGCTGGTGAGCACGAAG ACCCTCCGACGCTGAAAGTCCCTGCAGAGATGGAAGTGGAGCTGGAAGGCcacgaagaggaggaagacgatCCACCCTCCGAGGCGGAGAGCAACGGCAAGACTGCTGGGGAGCCCAAACCGATCCCCCTGACCAACGGCAGCGTCCCCGAGGACTTTGAGTCCGGAGGCAGTGACTCCGGGCAGGAGAACGCGGGAGAGGCCAGGCTGCTGCGCTCAGGAACGTACAGTGACAGGACAGAGTCCAAAGCGTATGGCTCCGTGACCCACAAGTGTGAG GACTGTGGAAAGGAGTTCACCCACACGGGCAACTTCAAGCGCCATATCCGTATCCACACGGGAGAGAAGCCCTTCTCCTGCCGGGAATGCAGCAAGGCCTTTTCTGACCCCGCGGCCTGCAAAGCGCATGAGAAGACCCACAG CCCCCTCAAGCCCTACAGCTGCGAGGAGTGTGGCAAGAGCTACCGCCTTCTCAGCCTGCTGAACCTGCACAAGAAGCGCCACACGGGAGAGGCCAGGTACCGCTGCGAGGACTGCGGGAAGCTCTTCACCACCTCGGGCAACCTAAAGCGCCACCAGCTGGTGCACAGTGGGGAGAAGCCTTACCAGTGCGACTATTGCGTACGCTCCTTCTCCGACCCCACCTCCAAAATGCGGCACCTGGAGACGCACGATACCGACAAAGAGCACCAGTGCCCTCACTGCGAGAAGATGTTCAACCAG GTGGGGAACCTCAAAGCCCACTTGAAGATCCACATTGCCGACGGTCCGCTGAAGTGCCGCGAGTGTGGGAAACAGTTCACGACCTCAG GTAACTTGAAGCGGCATCTCCGCATCCACAGCGGAGAGAAACCGTACATTTGCGTGCACTGCCAGCGCCAGTTTGCTGACCCGGGGGCTCTCCAGCGGCACGTTCGCATCCACACAG CTCTTACTTCAAGTGGATTTTTGCGTGAAGATCCGGTGACCTTCCCTTGCAGATTTGTCCAGTCCAGCCAGCTGGCCAATCACATCCGCCACCACGACAACATCCGCCCTCACAAGTGCAGCGTCTGCAGCAAAGCTTTTGTCAACGTGGGTGATCTGACCAAGCACTTCATCATCCACACAG GGGAAAAGCCGTTCCTGTGCGACAAGTGCGGCCGCGGCTTCAACCGGGTGGATAATCTCCGCTCCCACGTCAAGACGGTCCACCAAGGCAAAGTGGGGATGAACCTCCTGGAACCCAACGAAGGCGATGAGCTCAATATCGTCACTGTGGCTTCAGAGGAGATGGTGACGCTGGCCACGGAAGCCCTGGCCGCCACAGCGGTCACCCAGCTCACCG TTGTTCCCGTCGCAGCTCCTGTCACCGCAGACGAGACGGAAGCGCTCAAGGCCGAGATTACCAAGGCCGTGAAACAGGTCCAAGAGGCAG ACCCCAACACCCAAATCCTCTACGCCTGCGATTCCTGCGGAGAGAAGTTCCTGGATGCCAACAGCCTGGCTCAGCACGTGCGCATTCACACAGCCCAAGCCCTGGTCATGTTCCAGGCGGACACAGACTTTTACCAACAGTACAACGCTACCACCGCTTGGCATGGCGAGCAGGTCATCCCGTCGGGAGAGTTACTCTTCCGGGCACGGGACGGCAGCGAAGCATCGCCAGACTTGCCAGAGGCCCCACCGGCCGGAGAGTGA
- the ZBTB17 gene encoding zinc finger and BTB domain-containing protein 17 isoform X1, translating to MAAMDFPHHSRQVLEQLNQQRQLGLLCDCTFVVDGIDFKAHKAVLAACSEYFRMLFVDQKDVVHLDISNAAGLEHVLEFMYTAKLTLSPENVEDVLAVGSFLQMQEVVQACNTMRAFSAPGGLEISTVAGQEKTTNSRHKAELEAPRDQEEPISSSSLQPAEGAHPAEDPKDKAIAAEGSEAGQRPDAGTAGPGETPEGSPEELQFSLSPHEHTSPSSTLPSQAREAGEHEDPPTLKVPAEMEVELEGHEEEEDDPPSEAESNGKTAGEPKPIPLTNGSVPEDFESGGSDSGQENAGEARLLRSGTYSDRTESKAYGSVTHKCEDCGKEFTHTGNFKRHIRIHTGEKPFSCRECSKAFSDPAACKAHEKTHSPLKPYSCEECGKSYRLLSLLNLHKKRHTGEARYRCEDCGKLFTTSGNLKRHQLVHSGEKPYQCDYCVRSFSDPTSKMRHLETHDTDKEHQCPHCEKMFNQVGNLKAHLKIHIADGPLKCRECGKQFTTSGNLKRHLRIHSGEKPYICVHCQRQFADPGALQRHVRIHTGEKPCQCIICGKAFTQASSLIAHVRQHTGEKPYVCERCGKRFVQSSQLANHIRHHDNIRPHKCSVCSKAFVNVGDLTKHFIIHTGEKPFLCDKCGRGFNRVDNLRSHVKTVHQGKVGMNLLEPNEGDELNIVTVASEEMVTLATEALAATAVTQLTVVPVAAPVTADETEALKAEITKAVKQVQEADPNTQILYACDSCGEKFLDANSLAQHVRIHTAQALVMFQADTDFYQQYNATTAWHGEQVIPSGELLFRARDGSEASPDLPEAPPAGE from the exons ATGGCAG CCATGGACTTCCCGCACCACAGCCGGCAAGTCCTGGAGCAGCTGAACCAGCAGCGGCAGCTGGGCCTCTTGTGCGACTGCACCTTCGTGGTGGACGGCATCGACTTCAAGGCCCATAAGGCGGTGCTGGCGGCCTGCAGCGAGTACTTCAGGATGCTCTTCGTCGACCAGAAGGACGTGGTTCACCTGGACATCAGCAACGCGGCAG GTCTGGAGCACGTGCTGGAATTCATGTACACGGCCAAGCTGACCCTCAGCCCGGAGAATGTGGAGGATGTCTTGGCCGTGGGCAGCTTCCTTCAGATGCAGGAGGTCGTCCAAGCCTGCAACACGATGAGGGCCTTCTCGGCACCGGGTGGCCTGGAGATCTCCACAGTGGCTG GGCAGGAGAAAACGACCAACAGCAGGCACAAAGCAGAGTTGGAAGCCCCCAGGGATCAGGAGGAGCCGATCTCCTCTAGCAGCCTCCAACCGGCCGAAGGGGCCCATCCTGCTGAGGACCCGAAGGACAAGGCGATAGCGGCGGAAGGGAGCGAGGCTGGTCAAAGGCCAG ACGCAGGCACAGCGGGCCCCGGGGAGACGCCGGAGGGATCGCCGGAGGAGCTGCAGTTCAGCCTCTCCCCCCACGAACACACCAGTCCCAGCTCCACTCTTCCTTCTCAGGCCAGGGAAGCTGGTGAGCACGAAG ACCCTCCGACGCTGAAAGTCCCTGCAGAGATGGAAGTGGAGCTGGAAGGCcacgaagaggaggaagacgatCCACCCTCCGAGGCGGAGAGCAACGGCAAGACTGCTGGGGAGCCCAAACCGATCCCCCTGACCAACGGCAGCGTCCCCGAGGACTTTGAGTCCGGAGGCAGTGACTCCGGGCAGGAGAACGCGGGAGAGGCCAGGCTGCTGCGCTCAGGAACGTACAGTGACAGGACAGAGTCCAAAGCGTATGGCTCCGTGACCCACAAGTGTGAG GACTGTGGAAAGGAGTTCACCCACACGGGCAACTTCAAGCGCCATATCCGTATCCACACGGGAGAGAAGCCCTTCTCCTGCCGGGAATGCAGCAAGGCCTTTTCTGACCCCGCGGCCTGCAAAGCGCATGAGAAGACCCACAG CCCCCTCAAGCCCTACAGCTGCGAGGAGTGTGGCAAGAGCTACCGCCTTCTCAGCCTGCTGAACCTGCACAAGAAGCGCCACACGGGAGAGGCCAGGTACCGCTGCGAGGACTGCGGGAAGCTCTTCACCACCTCGGGCAACCTAAAGCGCCACCAGCTGGTGCACAGTGGGGAGAAGCCTTACCAGTGCGACTATTGCGTACGCTCCTTCTCCGACCCCACCTCCAAAATGCGGCACCTGGAGACGCACGATACCGACAAAGAGCACCAGTGCCCTCACTGCGAGAAGATGTTCAACCAG GTGGGGAACCTCAAAGCCCACTTGAAGATCCACATTGCCGACGGTCCGCTGAAGTGCCGCGAGTGTGGGAAACAGTTCACGACCTCAG GTAACTTGAAGCGGCATCTCCGCATCCACAGCGGAGAGAAACCGTACATTTGCGTGCACTGCCAGCGCCAGTTTGCTGACCCGGGGGCTCTCCAGCGGCACGTTCGCATCCACACAG gtGAGAAGCCCTGCCAGTGTATAATTTGTGGGAAAGCCTTCACCCAGGCCAGCTCTCTAATAGCCCATGTGCGCCAGCACACTGGGGAAAAACCCTATGTTTGCGAACGCTGCGGCAAAAG ATTTGTCCAGTCCAGCCAGCTGGCCAATCACATCCGCCACCACGACAACATCCGCCCTCACAAGTGCAGCGTCTGCAGCAAAGCTTTTGTCAACGTGGGTGATCTGACCAAGCACTTCATCATCCACACAG GGGAAAAGCCGTTCCTGTGCGACAAGTGCGGCCGCGGCTTCAACCGGGTGGATAATCTCCGCTCCCACGTCAAGACGGTCCACCAAGGCAAAGTGGGGATGAACCTCCTGGAACCCAACGAAGGCGATGAGCTCAATATCGTCACTGTGGCTTCAGAGGAGATGGTGACGCTGGCCACGGAAGCCCTGGCCGCCACAGCGGTCACCCAGCTCACCG TTGTTCCCGTCGCAGCTCCTGTCACCGCAGACGAGACGGAAGCGCTCAAGGCCGAGATTACCAAGGCCGTGAAACAGGTCCAAGAGGCAG ACCCCAACACCCAAATCCTCTACGCCTGCGATTCCTGCGGAGAGAAGTTCCTGGATGCCAACAGCCTGGCTCAGCACGTGCGCATTCACACAGCCCAAGCCCTGGTCATGTTCCAGGCGGACACAGACTTTTACCAACAGTACAACGCTACCACCGCTTGGCATGGCGAGCAGGTCATCCCGTCGGGAGAGTTACTCTTCCGGGCACGGGACGGCAGCGAAGCATCGCCAGACTTGCCAGAGGCCCCACCGGCCGGAGAGTGA
- the HSPB7 gene encoding heat shock protein beta-7 produces MEKAHGIFDNTLGGFLRPHPDPRSFSGRAGGMGNIKTLGDTYQFAVDVSDFSPEDIIITTSKNQIEVRAEKLAADGTIVNTFTHKCQLPEDVDPTSVTSTLGADGCLTIKARRGPAKPSEQVQQTFRTEIKI; encoded by the exons ATGGAGAAGGCCCACGGAATATTCGACAATACGTTGGGGGGGTTCCTAAGGCCCCATCCGGATCCCCGAAGCTTCTCAG GCCGGGCTGGCGGGATGGGAAACATCAAAACCTTGGGGGATACGTACCAGTTTGCCGTGGATGTCAGTGACTTCTCCCCCGAAGACATTATCATTACTACATCCAAAAACCAGATTGAAGTGAGGGCTGAGAAG CTAGCAGCTGATGGGACCATCGTCAACACATTCACCCACAAATGCCAGCTCCCTGAAGATGTGGACCCCACCTCGGTCACTTCCACCCTGGGGGCAGACGGCTGCCTGACCATCAAGGCAAGGAGAGGTCCAGCCAAGCCATCTGAGCAAGTGCAGCAAACGTTCAGGACTGAGATTAAAATCTGA